One genomic segment of Scomber japonicus isolate fScoJap1 chromosome 23, fScoJap1.pri, whole genome shotgun sequence includes these proteins:
- the slc26a5 gene encoding prestin produces MSALPASGARQEEEEGAAAAAMEEAHTQLMYKIERPVYDEAFIRSQLLHRKESSITFRQRMAQKFRCSAKAAVLSFLPILTWLPAYPVKQYLFQDVVSGLSTGVVQLPQGLAYAMLAAVPPVYGLYSSFYPVLLYTFFGTSRHISVGTFAVISLMIGGVAVREAPDSMFLLPANGSNVSTILDVEARDARRVQVAVVLTTLVGIIQIVFGLLRFGFVAIYLTEPLVRGFTTAAAVHVVVSQLKYLLGVKTQRFSGPLSAIYSVKAVFSDITSTNITTLILGLVCLVFLYIIKDLNERFKKKLPIPIPGEIIVVIVSTGVSYGLSLSDSYSVDVVGKIPTGLLPPSVPEFSLLPNLITDSFTVAIVGFSMGMSLAKTFALKHNYSVDGNQELIALGLCNFISSFFQTFAITCSMSRSLVQESTGGKTQIAGLLASLVVLLVVVAIGFVFQPLPQTALAAIIMVNLLGMFKQFRDIPTLWRTSKIELAIWLVAFIASVLLGLDYGLLVAVTFAILTVIYRTQSPKSSVLGYVPGTGMYCDVDEYEEVVECERIKIFHSNSSIYFANSDLYVNALKEKTGVNPERLQASRKARKKQKQKENGSQKSPPKIRIDGMTEGVTHDVLSYAEEEQRNGQLADTDETDSMEVVFFEPLASVHSIILDWTSATFIDSVGAKAIKQVIKEYAAVDVRVVIAGCSRTLVTELDTLQFFTGIMTPEMMFPTVHDAMLYCQHSPPTKCHNQ; encoded by the exons ATGTCCGCTCTGCCTGCCTCTGGTGCGAggcaagaagaggaagaaggagcaGCTGCGGCGGCAATGGAGGAGGCACACACGCAGCTGATGTACAAGATAGAGCGTCCGGTTTATGATGAAGCCTTTATCAGATCGCAGCTGCTCCACCGCAAGGAGAGCTCCATCACCTTCAGACAGAGGATGGCACAGAAATTCAg GTGTTCAGCCAAGGCGGCGGTTCTGAGCTTCCTGCCTATTCTCACGTGGTTGCCGGCGTATCCGGTCAAGCAGTACCTGTTTCAAGATGTGGTCTCAGGTCTCAGCACAGGAGTCGTGCAGCTCCCTCAAG GTCTAGCCTACGCCATGCTGGCTGCCGTGCCTCCAGTTTATGGTCTGTACTCCTCATTCTACCCCGTCCTGCTCTACACCTTCTTTGGCACATCCAGACACATATCCGTAG GCACCTTCGCAGTAATAAGTCTGATGATAGGGGGCGTCGCAGTGAGGGAAGCCCCGGACTCGATGTTCTTGCTCCCCGCCAACGGCTCTAACGTGTCCACCATCCTGGACGTGGAGGCACGTGACGCTAGGAGGGTCCAGGTGGCCGTGGTGCTCACAACCCTGGTGGGAATCATCCAG ATCGTATTCGGTCTTCTCAGGTTTGGCTTCGTGGCGATCTACCTCACAGAGCCCCTGGTGCGAGGCTTCACCACAGCAGCGGCCGTGCACGTCGTCGTCTCTCAGCTAAAATACCTGCTGGGTGTTAAAACCCAGCGTTTCAGCGGCCCTCTCTCCGCTATATAC AGCGTCAAGGCGGTATTCAGTGACATCACCAGCACCAACATCACCACCCTCATCCTGGGCCTGGTGTGTCTCGTCTTTCTGTACATCATCAAAGACCTCAACGAGCGCTTCAAGAAGAAACTGCCCATCCCGATTCCCGGAGAGATCATCGTGGTCATCGTTTCGACGGGCGTTTCGTACGGCTTGTCGCTATCGGACAGCTACAGCGTGGACGTGGTGGGGAAGATACCAACTGG gcttctccctccttctgtgcCAGAGTTCTCTTTATTACCAAATTTGATCACGGACTCCTTCACTGTAGCCATCGTAGGATTCTCGATGGGCATGTCTCTGGCCAAGACGTTTGCCCTGAAGCACAACTACAGCGTGGACGGCAACCAG GAGCTGATCGCCCTCGGCCTGTGCAACTTCATCAGCTCTTTCTTCCAAACGTTCGCCATCACCTGCTCCATGTCGAGGAGCCTGGTGCAAGAGAGCACTGGAGGGAAAAcacag attgCAGGACTGCTGGCGTCTctggtggtgctgctggtggtggtggccaTCGGTTTTGTCTTCCAGCCGCTCCCTCAG ACTGCGCTGGCAGCCATCATCATGGTCAACCTGCTGGGGATGTTTAAACAGTTCAGAGACATACCTACTCTGTGGAGGACCAGCAAGATTGAACTG GCCATCTGGCTGGTGGCCTTCATAGCGTCGGTGCTGTTGGGGCTGGATTACGGCCTGCTGGTGGCCGTCACATTCGCCATACTGACAGTCATCTACAGAACACAAAG CCCTAAAAGCTCCGTCCTGGGCTATGTTCCCGGCACGGGTATGTACTGCGACGTGGACGAGTACGAAGAG GTGGTTGAATGTGAGAGGATTAAGATTTTCCACTCCAACTCTTCAATCTACTTTGCTAACAGTGACCTCTATGTGAATGCCCTCAAGGAGAAG ACGGGTGTAAACCCTGAACGCTTACAGGCTTCCCGCAAAGCCCGGaaaaaacagaagcagaagGAAAACGGCAGTCAGAAGTCTCCACCGAAAATCCGTATTGAT GGCATGACGGAGGGTGTGACTCATGACGTTTTGTCCTATgcggaggaggagcagaggaacgGCCAGCTGGCAGACACAGATGAGACCGACTCAATGGAGGTGGTCTTCTTCGAACCTCTTGCCTCCGTTCACTCCATCATCCTGGACTGGACGTCCGCCACCTTCATCGACTCTGTCGGAGCCAAAGCCATCAAACAg GTCATAAAGGAGTACGCTGCAGTGGATGTTCGAGTGGTCATAGCCGGCTGCAGCA GAACCCTTGTGACTGAGCTGGACACCTTACAGTTCTTCACGGGGATCATGACCCCAGAGATGATGTTCCCCACCGTCCACGACGCCATGCTGTACTGCCAACACTCCCCACCCACCAAATGCCACAACCAATGA